The Phragmites australis chromosome 1, lpPhrAust1.1, whole genome shotgun sequence genomic interval GGACATTATGTAAAAATGTGGCCAGGCCTCTGCATGTTAAATCAGGGTCCAGCAACGGAGTATAGCTTAACTCAGGTCATGCTTTAAGATCGAGGGCTCCAAAATGTTACTAGCTTCTTTCAAGAGGAAATAAGAGCGACTCATTGAAGCAAAGCATAAAAGTCAGGAAGCTTCAGAGCCCAGCAAATGGTTGGCAAGAAATGATTTCGAGAAAATCTGATCTTATGCAACAAAAGGGAGGTACTACTGAACAGTATTGCAGCAAAAATGGGTGTATTTGTAGGGCACATACCAGTTGCCCATTGCAGTAAACTTCAAAGGCACCAGAACTTTGTAGAAATGACTGAGCAAAATTGCCAAACAGCCAAATCGATGGCATGGTTCCAAATCTATTAGCACGCAGTGAGTAGTACCATAGAGGTGGAACCATTCCAAATCTAGGGAAAATCTGATCGCCAGCCATTAATGTTGCCATGGCTCCAACTTGGAGAAGAGGCACAACTTTGCTGAGTGCATGCTTGGGAAACGGTGGAGGGTAATTTTCCAAGACGACATGAATCCCAGGAAATGAGGTTTCCAGCATCCGCTTCATGGTCATTGCAGTTCCCCTACAGAATTTGACTTGAAATTATCAGTCTAACTTATATGATCAATTCGTAGAAGGGCTAACAAGGCAAGGGCAAGCATATCTAGTAATAAGCTAAAATACAAAgtatgaaagtttttttttttctttttggagggGATAGCATGATGACTATATAATTACATAGCCTTCATGGCAAAAATGATGCTACTATATTCTTGAGGATTTTCATTGAAGCATGTGGATAAGGAGGTTTTGCCccaacatacatacatacaaatgTTTATGATAACTAAaaggtttaatttaatttttaaggtCAAGAGAAGATACATTCGGCATAGGTATTTTCAATTCTTTATTGGATTTCCTCTTAGCAACTGAAAATACCTATCCCGAATATGAAGATTAGAACGTGTGACACAATTTCCGTTTTCAGCTCTCTTTGATGGCCTCCTTGAGAAATTGTTACATATCCCTTGGGCCCGATGATTGTAGCCCACCCCAAGCTCATTCCTACTACGATAACACATTTTAGATCTGAGCTCATCACATCAttccggaaaaaaaaaacagcttttTTATCATACGGTGGGCACTGGTTAATGACTAAATCTCGGATAGGAACTACCGAACTAACCTTGGGGGCCTAATAATAATAAAGCTGAACATTAGTACTGAAAATTTAGATTTTAGTATGGTCAACGGCCATAACCATGCATCTGTACTTCTACGACCTCCGACCAAGTAAATCTACGAAAATCTCTTTGATTCGATTTCCCAATCACTAACTACTACAAAGTACAAGCACTATTGATCCGTCCAACTATCCAAGTCCAAACCAAGTAACCCATTGAACAGAACCCAAGATGTCCATGGAATAACCTGTACGAGCAGGAGGCGCAGAACTTCAactcgacggtggtgccggagCCAGGTCCATCCACCCGCAGCTCCTACGATAGAGAAAGCCGGAACAAAGCACATAATTCGTCTCAGTTTAAATTATATCGGACATCGAATCAGCACCCCAGCGAGGGGAAGGATGGACTAGTAATAACTACCTGTATGGAAGCGTCGGCGGCGGAGGGATTGTCGGGCTGGAAGGCGTCCGGGGCCGGGCGCTGCTGGTGCTCGGGGTTGAGGGCCGGCTGCGGCGCGAAGAGGTTGACGACGTCGGAGCAGAAGAGGAGGATGGGGAGGCCCAGGAGCACGAGCTGGACGCGGTCCATGGCGGCTGCACTGCTCCTCGGGGCAGAGGGGAACTGCTGAAAGAGAAGGGACTCGACTCAGACGACGACCACACAGGAAGCTAGGAATTTTGGCGCGCCGGGCTGGGCTTTGACGGTGCATACGGAGGCCCGGTACGGGAAGGCCATCGATGCTGGCGGTCCACGACCGAAACGTTAGGCCCGACGCGTCTAGCCAGTCTTGGCCCAATGGTTAGATTGGGTCGCGTCGGCCTGGCTGTCTAGCCGGCCCAAAGAGACAAAGGTACTGTTTGGTTGGACAAGTGTTAACGGTAATGCAAACTTAATCAGTAAGCGGTGCAATCGGAAACGGTGTAAGCCATTACAACATTTGTTTGGCTGTGTTATGTGATGGTTTTAGTTTCTCTTACGGTGTTCTGCTGGGAACAAGGTAATGGAATGCAATGAGCTAGTGCTAACACAACAAAAGCATAGGACAAATTTAAGACCAATACCATCCCACATTGAAGGTAGTGTTTGGTCCAATCGTTGCAAACGCAAATGGTAACGGTATTGAAATACCCCGGTAATGTAATGGGAACGAGTAAAACCGAGATATGTTTGGTTCGAGCAGGGTAACGTTATTAGGACTAGTTACTGGTTCAGCAAAGACACGCATACAACATCAATTTTCAAGGGAAACCACACTGCAAAATTGCTCTGAAAACAAATTCCGAAGCAATGATTTTTAATAACACATTCGCCACAACAGTTTGAATTCATCAAATCTGAAGAATTCTCTCTCTAGGCAAATAGATCTTTGAAAAGGAGAGGAAATAAATTCCTATTGCAGGATCATCAGATGCATACGAAATTTTGAACAAAAGGTCAAAAATTGAAACCAGATTCCACACAAAATAGCATATTAGAATGCGTAAGACACTACTTGGCCTTGCTCCATAATCCAACCATAGCAGACCTCTCCCCCTGTCTCAACCCAATGGAATCGAAGAGGTAGAGGAATCAGTCCAACCTACCTTGAGCGCAGCTGGGGAGCGTCTGCTTCTTCAGTTGTCAAACCTTTTCGCCACATTGGTGGTTTGCCAAGGATGCGGTACAAAGATGCAAAAAAATATGTAGTACATGATTAGCAAACCTTCAAAAAATACCAGGTCGGTTCCCTGTTGCAACTCATGCTACCATAGTTCTGAATACTTGCAAAACCCCTCATACACGAAAAGTTTGAATACATTTTCCAACTTTTTTATAAAGCATCACATCACTTTATTTGCGTTCATGTCCAAAATTTCAGCACCATAGTCATAATTAGTACAAGAACATGCCCAACTAGTATGCAAACTTGTAATATTCAGCGGTGGAAACATGCATCAAAAAGGAAATGAACCTAAAAGGAACAATGAAGTTGAGAGCATACAGATAAACATGGTCAAATGGGCCATTTGTGCCAGCCCGGCACGGGTCCAATTCGGCACGTCCCGGCTACGGCACGGTccatctacagtaacgggccgtgccgtgccggcctgcgtgccttcccctcggcccacggcatggCCCGTCGGTGATCATGCCGTGTCGGGTCGGtccgggcacgatttcggcccgacgGCCCGGTCGGCCCGACAGTCCGGTCGGCccgacgggccgaaatagataaaaaaaattaaaattaaaaatatatatatatatataatatatagaaaatagataaaatatgcTCTCAGATTTGTGCAACAATTGGCTCCAAGACTTTAGAAATCTTGCTCCCTAATTATTCTTTAACATTATCATAGATTGGGCTATTAATGAGATCTCAACTAGCTTACAGAACTTGGAcaccaaaataaaatatgttctGGACAGTCACTGATCTGAGTTCTCTGACATAATTCACTAGCCAAACAAAACCAATTAAGCCACACAGAAGTATGGGATCAAACAGAAGTATGTCATGGCTAGACTATACAGAATAGAGTTGCCCACTGCATCATCTAATGAACTGACAGATCTACCAGCAAAATTATCAACACATGCGCATCAGCTTGTATTCAACATccaaccatatatatatattcacatgTATCCAACTACCTTCCTGTACGGTAATAACCAAATTATGTCCATAAATGTGCATTCTGCAGAAACATCAGATCACTATCCAGATCACAAGTTCGTAGCTATTGTACTCATCTAATAGCCTAATCTCAAACACATatcatcatcacagagcatgctATTTAGGAAAGTGGAGGAAAACTCACAGCAAATTTTGATCGAAATCAATATGAAGGAAGGCTAGGCACGGCTAGGAAACCGCTGATCCAGAAAACCTATCACCCTCCGTCGCCGGCGGTGAGAGAAaatcggagatacaaagccctTCATCGTACTGCCACCGCAATACGGGCGAGCCTCGACGCTACAGCTCCGGCCAccaacactctctctctcaaatacAGCACCAGAGATATCACCAGAGAACCTCGGGCTCTAGTTCCCGATGCAGATCCAGAGAGAGTTCACAGGGGAAGAGGGAAAGATTTATCAAGCTCGTGCCTTTCCACCcagagagggaaggggaagaTATAACAGCCTTATCTTCGGTGCAGAGGACCGACGCCTTCTCCCCAGCGAGATTCTTGCGGCCACCCAACGAACCTAAGGTCCCCAGCGCTGCTGCAACCAGCCAAGCAACCAGAGAAATCGGCAAatcgttgccgccgccgccgccagccctcTCGCCATCGAGAACACCACAGCCAGGGAAAAGCTCATCCCCTTCCCAACCCTAGACGTCGCATAAAGGCACCCATGGTGGGCCTAGGCTAAAACCCGAACAGAACCCAATTCTGGTAGCCCAAGAGCAGCCCAAGGCAACAAAACAttgaaattttttcaaaaaatacaaCATAACCTAGCCCAACCAAACAGGAAGCAACAATATTAGATACCGTCGTGAATCGTTTACAGGAGAAAACAGCCCAACCATATACTACCAAAGATCGGAAACATGTGAAGGTATGAACATGCTTTTCAATTTGTTATATTTCCCCTAAGATTAGGATGGTTGATGCGACGCAGTTGATACGAACAATTTAACAGATAGTGGTTGACTATATCGTTTAGATGCTCTTAGCAACGAGTGAGCAATGAAAACATCTGACTGGGCAGAGCCCTGCACCGATGATTCTACCGACCGCCCACGTGGTGTTCCCGAGCTATTCAATTCGCAGTCCCGGACTCCAAGTCCGCCCACCCTTTGCCGATTTGCCATCACTGTGACGATATAAGGAAGTGGTGGCGTTACAGTGAATTCTTAGCAGCAATCACGTCAAACAGTGACACTATGGCCCAACGCGAGACAAGCGTACGTTCACAACGGGCTGACAGCCTTGCTGTCCCATGGGCCACATGTTCTATAGTTCCACACGGTCGCCTCGCAGTACAGCAACGGCCATTTTCGTACACACGGCTACTGGCTGATAGAGAGCAGCGTTTAGACTGCAGGCGGGCACCGGGCACCAACCCAATCATTCGAGACCGACCGCTCAAATCGCCGTGCCCCCATCCTGTCCTGTGCGCTGCCGAACCCGAACTCAGGGCGTGTGTGTGGTTGGCTCTTGTCGTCCATCTTGACTCGCCGAGAGCTCGACTCGTCTCGCTCGGCGAGGCTGGCTATCCGGTGATTCCTTGCAATAAATTTAGTATTCCAGATACGCGCGGGTTGATCCGTATTTTTTATAAGTACGTATCAATTTGGACTAAAAATATTAAGatttatttagttttaaatCTTTTAAGATAATAATCTTacatcatatatattatcttaTGAATTGAATGAATTTGTTACATAATATCTTTCCTTCTACAAACGCAATCTCGACCCCTTTATATACTACTAGGAGAAAATTACACAAAC includes:
- the LOC133923822 gene encoding selT-like protein, coding for MDRVQLVLLGLPILLFCSDVVNLFAPQPALNPEHQQRPAPDAFQPDNPSAADASIQELRVDGPGSGTTVELKFCASCSYRGTAMTMKRMLETSFPGIHVVLENYPPPFPKHALSKVVPLLQVGAMATLMAGDQIFPRFGMVPPLWYYSLRANRFGTMPSIWLFGNFAQSFLQSSGAFEVYCNGQLVFSKLSEQRFPSEFELRELIGNRLPDSQFGENLEKVLS